In one Corallococcus sp. EGB genomic region, the following are encoded:
- a CDS encoding type I polyketide synthase, producing MDSTPLSPSEAIAIIGMALRVPGARDPESFWRLLDDGVEPRTSFSDAELEAAGVPRAVREQPGYVREGFVLDGVAAFDAAFFGYSPREAELLDPQHRLFLECAWEALERSGHGDARGRGATSVFAGGGRSTYLIANLLSRPDLVASQGLSSLMVANEKDFLATRVSHRLDLRGPSLTVQTACSTSLVAVHLACQSLLSGESDLALAGGVALTLPQRAGYLYRDGGILSPDGRCRPFDARGAGTLGGSGVAVVALKRLSDALEAGDRIHAVIRGSALNNDGAAKVGFTAPSVDGQSQVISEALAVACVEPGSIQYVEAHGTATALGDPIELAALNQVFQGLPRGSIALGSVKSNLGHMDAAAGVVGLIKTALALEHRRLPPSLHFEHPNPRVPFDEGPFAVNTASRPWPDAKSRRAGVSSFGMGGTNVHVVLEEAPVPAPRMLAPRTWQLLALSARTAPALEEATDRLAAHLERHPELALGDVAHTLMVGRRRFEHRRVLVCQDTREARESLAARDARVLTEVAGDGRCSVAFLFPGQGSHHVDMGRGLYAAEPRFREHVDACCERFAPHLGGVDLRRILFPATSKHTEDSRKLEQATFGHPALFTIGYALARWWMELGVRPQALIGHSVGMYAAACVAGIFSLEDATALLALRARLFEQLPEGSMLSVSLPEAQVRQLLTGRPVGIAAVNAPSLCVVSGPPDAVQALQTELAARGVECRLLHSIYAGHSAMLEPMLRPLEEAARRVRLSAPAIPCISNLTGTWLTDAEATDPRAWAEHVRRPVRFSEGVATLLEEPDRLLLEVGPGQALTMLARQATNAAGRTIVASMRRPQDPRPDAAVLLEAAGRLWLAGAELDVERLQGPGEHRRVELPPYPFQREDYWLDAVAAPPAAADPRTPPRKRDDAAEWFYQPAWRPTPPPAPAAAARGERVLAFVDATGFGAELAARLESGGAEVVRVVPASGFSQRDARTFELSPGEPAHYHALLEAVSTPRCVVHAWGLGPAAGGDEDTALATELERGYHGLVALLRALQARPEQGPVDVAVLVSGALEVMGDEPLVPARALVVGPCKVVPQEHAWLRARCIDVRLPGDAAKQAGLLERLVAEVRLDAAEPVVAWRGSRRYAEHFEATRLPPAGADAAPLREAGVYLLTGGLGRIGMGVAEHLAATVRARLVLVGRATFPAPEEWDAWLRVHGEEDDVSRKIHRLRAMEARGAQVWVLSADVSRRAELESVIARTRARFGALHGVVHSAGRIGARTSVPLVDLERERSEEQLSAKVHGTRWLSAALAGGPPPDFVVLQSSLSTVLGGPGFSAYAAANAFMDTLACERARAGGTQWLSVDWDGWYQDGETPTASDMTLAEGSDALLRLLSARAEGRWVVSTTDLSARHAMWLRRERTSVAPATSTGATHYRRGVRTPYVAPRDSVEQGIAAIWAELLGVAEPGIHDDFFELGGHSLVGAQVVARVRQVFQVELRLGTLFETPTIAGMAVAIISSRTENMSEEELESLLSELE from the coding sequence ATGGACTCGACCCCTTTGTCCCCATCCGAGGCCATCGCCATCATCGGCATGGCGCTGCGCGTCCCGGGCGCTCGCGATCCGGAATCCTTCTGGCGGTTGCTCGATGACGGCGTGGAGCCACGCACGTCCTTCTCCGATGCGGAGCTGGAGGCGGCCGGAGTACCGCGCGCCGTGCGCGAACAGCCGGGCTATGTGCGCGAGGGCTTCGTCCTGGACGGGGTGGCTGCCTTCGACGCGGCCTTCTTCGGCTACAGCCCCCGGGAGGCGGAGCTGCTGGATCCCCAGCACCGCCTCTTCCTGGAGTGCGCGTGGGAGGCACTGGAGCGCTCCGGCCATGGGGACGCGCGCGGGCGAGGCGCCACGTCCGTCTTCGCGGGCGGGGGACGGAGCACCTACCTCATCGCGAACCTGCTGAGCCGGCCGGACCTGGTGGCCTCGCAGGGCCTGTCCTCGCTGATGGTGGCCAACGAGAAGGACTTCCTCGCCACGCGGGTGTCCCACCGGCTGGACCTGCGGGGCCCGAGCCTCACCGTTCAAACGGCCTGCTCCACGTCGCTGGTGGCGGTGCACCTGGCCTGCCAGAGCCTGCTGTCTGGCGAGTCGGACCTGGCGCTCGCGGGCGGCGTCGCGCTGACGCTGCCCCAGCGCGCCGGCTACCTCTACCGGGACGGAGGCATCCTCTCCCCGGACGGACGCTGCCGGCCCTTCGATGCTCGGGGGGCAGGCACCCTTGGCGGCTCGGGCGTCGCGGTGGTGGCGCTCAAGCGGCTGTCGGACGCGCTGGAGGCGGGAGACCGCATTCACGCCGTCATCCGAGGGTCGGCCCTCAACAACGATGGCGCGGCCAAGGTGGGCTTCACCGCGCCCAGCGTGGACGGACAGTCCCAGGTCATCTCCGAAGCGCTCGCGGTGGCGTGCGTGGAGCCCGGTTCCATCCAGTACGTGGAGGCCCATGGGACGGCCACCGCGCTAGGAGACCCCATCGAGCTCGCCGCGCTCAACCAGGTGTTCCAGGGATTGCCTCGGGGCTCCATCGCCCTGGGCTCGGTGAAGAGCAACCTGGGCCACATGGACGCGGCGGCCGGAGTAGTGGGCCTCATCAAGACGGCGCTGGCCCTGGAGCACCGGCGGCTTCCCCCCAGCCTGCACTTCGAGCACCCCAATCCGCGAGTCCCCTTCGACGAAGGCCCCTTCGCCGTCAACACCGCGTCGCGGCCGTGGCCCGACGCGAAGTCGCGGCGCGCCGGAGTGAGCTCCTTTGGCATGGGGGGCACCAACGTGCATGTGGTGCTGGAAGAAGCTCCCGTGCCTGCACCGCGCATGCTCGCGCCGCGCACCTGGCAGCTTTTGGCCCTGTCCGCCCGGACCGCGCCCGCGCTGGAGGAGGCGACGGACCGGCTGGCCGCGCACCTGGAAAGGCATCCGGAGCTGGCACTGGGGGACGTCGCGCACACGCTGATGGTGGGGCGCCGTCGCTTCGAGCACCGGCGCGTGCTGGTGTGCCAGGACACTCGCGAAGCCCGGGAGTCCCTGGCGGCACGCGACGCACGGGTGCTCACGGAGGTCGCTGGGGACGGGCGCTGCTCGGTGGCGTTCCTCTTCCCCGGGCAGGGTTCGCACCATGTGGACATGGGCCGGGGCCTGTACGCGGCGGAGCCTCGCTTCCGCGAGCACGTGGACGCGTGCTGCGAACGCTTCGCACCGCACCTGGGCGGCGTTGACTTGCGGCGCATCCTCTTCCCTGCCACGTCGAAGCACACGGAGGACTCGCGGAAGCTGGAGCAGGCGACGTTCGGCCACCCGGCGCTCTTCACCATCGGATACGCGCTGGCGCGCTGGTGGATGGAGCTGGGCGTGCGACCCCAGGCGCTCATTGGCCACAGCGTCGGCATGTACGCGGCGGCGTGCGTGGCGGGCATCTTCTCGCTGGAGGACGCCACGGCGCTGCTCGCGCTGCGCGCCCGGCTCTTCGAGCAGTTGCCCGAGGGCTCCATGCTGTCCGTGTCGCTCCCCGAAGCGCAGGTGCGCCAGCTGCTGACGGGAAGGCCGGTGGGGATCGCCGCGGTCAACGCGCCCTCGCTGTGCGTCGTCTCGGGACCGCCCGACGCCGTGCAGGCACTTCAAACGGAGCTGGCGGCGCGCGGCGTGGAGTGCCGTCTCTTGCACAGCATCTATGCCGGCCACTCCGCGATGTTGGAGCCGATGCTGCGGCCCCTGGAAGAGGCGGCACGCCGCGTGCGCCTGTCGGCTCCGGCCATCCCCTGCATCTCCAATCTCACCGGCACCTGGCTCACCGACGCGGAGGCGACGGATCCGCGCGCGTGGGCGGAGCATGTGCGGCGGCCGGTGCGTTTCTCGGAGGGGGTGGCGACACTGCTCGAGGAGCCGGACCGGCTGTTGCTGGAGGTGGGGCCGGGGCAGGCGCTGACGATGTTGGCGCGACAGGCCACGAACGCCGCGGGGCGTACGATTGTCGCCTCCATGCGTCGGCCACAGGATCCGCGTCCTGATGCCGCCGTGCTCCTGGAGGCCGCGGGGCGGCTGTGGCTCGCGGGCGCGGAGCTGGACGTGGAGCGCCTCCAGGGTCCAGGCGAGCACCGCCGCGTCGAGCTGCCTCCCTATCCCTTCCAGCGCGAGGACTACTGGCTGGATGCCGTGGCGGCACCGCCCGCGGCCGCGGATCCCAGGACGCCGCCGCGCAAGCGGGATGACGCCGCGGAGTGGTTCTATCAGCCGGCCTGGAGGCCCACGCCGCCGCCCGCCCCGGCGGCTGCTGCACGTGGCGAGCGCGTACTGGCCTTCGTCGATGCCACCGGCTTCGGCGCTGAGCTGGCGGCACGGTTGGAGTCGGGGGGGGCAGAGGTGGTGCGGGTGGTGCCAGCGTCCGGCTTCTCTCAGCGGGACGCGCGCACCTTCGAGCTTTCGCCTGGCGAACCCGCGCACTACCACGCGCTGCTGGAAGCCGTGAGCACGCCCCGATGCGTGGTGCACGCCTGGGGCCTGGGCCCCGCCGCCGGTGGAGACGAGGACACGGCGCTCGCCACGGAGCTGGAGCGGGGCTACCACGGCCTCGTCGCCCTGCTTCGGGCGCTCCAGGCCCGGCCGGAGCAAGGGCCAGTGGACGTCGCGGTGCTGGTGAGCGGCGCGCTGGAGGTGATGGGTGACGAACCGCTGGTGCCCGCCCGCGCGCTCGTGGTGGGACCGTGCAAGGTGGTTCCGCAAGAGCACGCGTGGCTGCGCGCGCGCTGCATCGACGTGCGCCTGCCCGGTGACGCGGCGAAGCAGGCGGGCCTGCTGGAGCGGCTGGTGGCGGAGGTGCGGCTGGACGCGGCGGAGCCCGTGGTGGCCTGGCGCGGCTCGCGCCGCTACGCCGAGCACTTCGAGGCAACGCGGCTCCCCCCCGCGGGCGCGGACGCAGCGCCGCTGCGCGAAGCGGGCGTGTACCTGCTGACCGGCGGCCTGGGGCGGATCGGCATGGGGGTGGCGGAACACCTTGCGGCGACGGTGCGAGCGCGGCTGGTGCTGGTAGGCCGCGCAACCTTCCCCGCGCCCGAGGAATGGGACGCGTGGCTGCGCGTGCACGGCGAGGAGGATGATGTGTCGCGGAAGATTCATCGCCTGCGGGCGATGGAGGCCCGCGGCGCGCAGGTGTGGGTGCTGTCGGCGGACGTGTCCCGGCGGGCGGAGCTGGAGTCCGTGATTGCCCGCACGCGTGCGCGCTTCGGAGCCCTGCACGGCGTGGTGCACTCGGCGGGCAGGATCGGCGCACGGACGTCGGTGCCACTGGTGGACCTGGAGCGCGAGCGGAGCGAGGAGCAGCTCTCCGCCAAGGTGCATGGCACCCGGTGGCTCTCGGCCGCGCTGGCCGGCGGGCCGCCGCCGGACTTCGTGGTGTTGCAGTCCTCGCTGTCCACCGTGCTGGGCGGCCCGGGGTTCAGTGCCTATGCGGCGGCCAATGCCTTCATGGACACGCTGGCGTGCGAGCGCGCCCGGGCCGGCGGGACGCAGTGGCTCAGCGTGGACTGGGACGGCTGGTATCAGGACGGTGAAACGCCCACCGCGTCGGACATGACGCTCGCCGAGGGCTCGGACGCCCTGCTGCGGCTGTTGTCCGCGCGAGCCGAGGGCCGCTGGGTGGTGTCCACCACGGACCTCTCCGCGCGGCATGCGATGTGGCTGCGGCGCGAGCGGACCAGCGTGGCGCCGGCCACGAGCACCGGAGCCACGCACTACCGGCGCGGCGTGCGGACTCCGTACGTGGCGCCCCGGGACTCCGTCGAGCAGGGGATCGCCGCCATCTGGGCGGAGCTGCTCGGCGTCGCGGAGCCCGGCATCCACGACGACTTCTTCGAGCTGGGTGGACACTCGCTGGTGGGAGCGCAGGTCGTGGCGCGCGTCCGGCAGGTGTTCCAGGTGGAGCTGCGCCTGGGCACCCTCTTCGAGACCCCCACCATCGCGGGCATGGCCGTGGCCATCATCAGCAGCCGCACCGAGAACATGAGCGAGGAAGAGCTGGAGTCCCTCCTGTCCGAGCTGGAGTGA